The DNA window GGACAGAATCGCCCTCGCCCTCCGCGATCAGCGCGACGACCGCAGGCTCACTGGTCAGCCTGCCCTTGATGTCGCCGACGAGCGTCCGCAGATCTCCCGCCGACATACCGCCGGCCATCCGCTGCGCCACGAGGTGGACCTTACCGACCTGCTCGGCGCCCGCGGCGGCATTCGCTGCCGCAGCGCGCGCGCTCGCCAGCCGCATCCGATCGAGTTCCTTCTCGGCGGCCCGTAACCGTTCGACGAGGTTGGCCACTCGGGCCGGAACCTCGTCGGAGGGCACCTTCAGCGATGACGCCAACCCGGCCATCAGGGCGCGTTCCTTGGCCAGATGCCGGAACGAGTCCAGACCGACGTAGGCCTCCACCCGCCGCACACCGGACCCGACCGAGGATTCGCCCAAGAGAGTGACGGGCCCGATCTGGGCGGAATTATGCACATGTGTGCCGCCGCAGAGCTCGAGCGAGAAGGGCCCGCCGATCTCTACGACCCGAACCTCGTCGGGGTAGGCCTCGCCGAACAGCGCCATCGCACCCATCGACTTGGCCTTCTCCAGATCGGTAGTGAAGCTGTGCACCTCGAAGTCGGCCTCGACGGCCTGGTTGGTGACCTCTTCGATTTGGGTTCGTTGGGTTTCCGTTAAAGAGCCCTGCCAGTTGAAGTCGAACCGCAGGTATCCGGGACGGTTCAGAGATCCTGCCTGAACTGCGTTGGGGCCCAATACCTGCCGGAGCGCGGCGTGCACCATGTGGGTCCCGGAGTGACCCTGGGTGGCACCGTGGCGCCACTTCGGGTCGACCGCGGCCACTACCGTGTCACCCTCCACGAATTCACCGGACTCGACGTTGACGCGGTGTGCCCACAGGGTTTTGGCGATCTTCTGGACGTCGGTCACCGCGGCCTTGGCCGCCGCGGATGCGCCCGCACCGGTGATCGCGCCCTCGTCAGCGATCTGTCCGCCGGACTCCGCGTAAAAGGGGCTGCGATCGAGGACCAGCTCGACACGGTCGGCTCCATGCGTTCCGTGACCGATGACCGGTACTCGCTTGCCGTCGACGAAGATGCCGAGAATTCTTGCCTCGGAGGTCAATTCGTCAAATCCAGTGAATTCGGTGGGGCCGGCATCGACGAGTTCGCGGTATGCCGACAGATCGGAGTGCGCCTGTTTGCGGGCCGCGGCGTCGGCCTTGGCGCGCTGACGCTGCTCGGTCATCAAACCGCGGAAGCCCTCTTCGTCCACCGACAGACCGGCCTCGGCAGCCATCTCGAGCGTCAGCTCCAGCGGGAATCCGTACGTGTCGTGCAACGTGAACGCGTCGGTACCGGACAGCGTGGACTTTCCGGCGGCGCGCGTCGATTTGGCCGCCTCGTCGAACAGCCGGGACCCAGACGCGAGGGTCCGATTGAACGCGGTCTCCTCTGCGACCGCGATCCGCTGGATGCGATCGAAGTCGGTGACCAGTTCTGGATACGACGGGCCCATCGCGTCGCGCACCGTGGTCATCAACTCGGCCACGATCGGCTGCTCGGCGCCCAGCAGCTTCGCCGCCCGGATGATCCGGCGCAGGAGCCGGCGCAGAACGTAGCCGCGCCCTTCGTTGCCTGGGCTGATGCCGTCGCCGATGATGATCGCGGCGGTACGGCTGTGATCGGCGATGATGCGGTACCGGACGTCATCTTCGTGGTTGCCCGCGCCGTACCCGCGCGGGGCGACGGCGGCGACCAGGTCGATCACTGGACGCAGCAGATCGGTCTCATAGACGTTGTCGACGTCCTGCAGCAGGCAGGCCACCCGCTCGACTCCCATGCCGGTATCGATGTTCTTGCGGGGCAGCGGACCGAGAATCTCGAAATTGTCCTTGGATGTGCCTTCGCCACGTTCGTTCTGCATGAACACGAGATTCCAGATCTCGATGTAGCGGTCTTCGTTGGCCTCAGGGCCGCCCTCGATGCCGTACTCGGGCCCGCGGTCGTAGTAGATCTCCGACGACGGTCCGCACGGCCCCGGAATCCCCATCGACCAGTAGTTGTCGGCCATGCCGCGGCGCTGGATGCGCTCGGACGGCAGTCCGGCGACTTCCTGCCACAGCGCGATCGCCTCGTCGTCGTCGAGATAGACTGTGGCCCAGATCTTTTCGGGG is part of the Mycolicibacterium tusciae JS617 genome and encodes:
- the alaS gene encoding alanine--tRNA ligase yields the protein MQTHEIRKRFLDHFVNAGHTEVPSASVILDDPNLLFVNAGMVQFVPYFLGQRTPPWNRAVSVQKCIRTPDIDEVGITTRHNTFFQMAGNFSFGDYFKKGAIEFAWTLLTDPVADGGYGMDPEKIWATVYLDDDEAIALWQEVAGLPSERIQRRGMADNYWSMGIPGPCGPSSEIYYDRGPEYGIEGGPEANEDRYIEIWNLVFMQNERGEGTSKDNFEILGPLPRKNIDTGMGVERVACLLQDVDNVYETDLLRPVIDLVAAVAPRGYGAGNHEDDVRYRIIADHSRTAAIIIGDGISPGNEGRGYVLRRLLRRIIRAAKLLGAEQPIVAELMTTVRDAMGPSYPELVTDFDRIQRIAVAEETAFNRTLASGSRLFDEAAKSTRAAGKSTLSGTDAFTLHDTYGFPLELTLEMAAEAGLSVDEEGFRGLMTEQRQRAKADAAARKQAHSDLSAYRELVDAGPTEFTGFDELTSEARILGIFVDGKRVPVIGHGTHGADRVELVLDRSPFYAESGGQIADEGAITGAGASAAAKAAVTDVQKIAKTLWAHRVNVESGEFVEGDTVVAAVDPKWRHGATQGHSGTHMVHAALRQVLGPNAVQAGSLNRPGYLRFDFNWQGSLTETQRTQIEEVTNQAVEADFEVHSFTTDLEKAKSMGAMALFGEAYPDEVRVVEIGGPFSLELCGGTHVHNSAQIGPVTLLGESSVGSGVRRVEAYVGLDSFRHLAKERALMAGLASSLKVPSDEVPARVANLVERLRAAEKELDRMRLASARAAAANAAAGAEQVGKVHLVAQRMAGGMSAGDLRTLVGDIKGRLTSEPAVVALIAEGEGDSVPYVVAVNAAAQDIGLSANDLVKQLGAPVNGRGGGKADLAQGSGKGAAGIDAALAALRAELGRS